The segment ACACTCAATATCTCAGCGACACTATCAGCACTACGAACATATCTCGGGTGCACTGAAACCGTCGCCGACAATTGACTAAAGGCCAAAGGACGATACTTGGAATCTAAGATACGTCCCCTTTCCGCAATCAAAGTATCTTTCTGCCAGTGTTCATTTCTTGCCAACTGCTCATATTTACGATATTGAACAACCTGAATAATAAATAGATAAATTAATAATCCAGTAAGTGTCATTGATATTATATATTTAATTAATTTTATACGCTTGGCGGTACTAATCATCTTTCACCGTCGGATTCGAGGGCATCTTTCCCGCACTAATCTGATTTTTTTCATTATTATTGGTGGTATTGGGTCGAGGATAAGTTAAGCCTAATTTTACAGCCGTTTTTTCTAAATTAGCAAATAGAAAAATTCGATTTTTTTCTCCTTCTAATTTCAAAACTTCGTCTTTACGCATTTCGAGTTCTGTTTCTAACTGACTAATCTCTTGCGTATAAATAATACTCTGGCGATGCTGTATTAAATATAAGATAAAAAATATTGCCACCAAAATAATTAGTGCAATTTTTTTCATTGGTAATACTCTTGTTTTTCCGCAGCTCTTAGCCGAGCACTATGTGCCGCTGGGTTAAATTTGATTTCTTTTAGAGTTGGTCGCACAGGTTTTTTCGTGAGTACCTTTAGTCGAAATTCTTGATGATTCTGCGCCAAGGTCCGAAAAGTATTCTTAACAATCCGGTCCTCTAAAGAATGGTATGCAATGGTCACAATACGTCCACCATCCGATAAAATCTTAATTGCACAATTGAGACCATGCTGGATATTTTCTAATTCCTGATTCACTGCAATTCGTAATGCCTGGAAAATTCGGGCAAATGTCTTCTTAATTTTATAAGATGGAATAATTTGCTGAATAATTTCGACTAAATCATAAGTTGTATTAATTCTATCTCGGTTACGATACACCTCTTGGGCAATTTTATGGGCAAAGCGCTCTTCACCAAATTCTTTAAAGATTTTTTTCAATGCTTGTGGGGAACTGTTTTGGA is part of the candidate division WOR-3 bacterium genome and harbors:
- the rsmH gene encoding 16S rRNA (cytosine(1402)-N(4))-methyltransferase RsmH, whose translation is MNNEIGKKESVFHQPVMVDEVIHYLMTEQLNSKIPSLYIDATVGGGGHTQAILEHLPEKNSIVIGLDCDLEAINYTKNRLKNYSNLYLFKMNYIKINEVVQKFPQYSVQGVLFDFGASYHQLTSGQRGFSYKENGPLDMRFDQNLRPTAKDIIQNSSPQALKKIFKEFGEERFAHKIAQEVYRNRDRINTTYDLVEIIQQIIPSYKIKKTFARIFQALRIAVNQELENIQHGLNCAIKILSDGGRIVTIAYHSLEDRIVKNTFRTLAQNHQEFRLKVLTKKPVRPTLKEIKFNPAAHSARLRAAEKQEYYQ